One Trueperaceae bacterium genomic region harbors:
- a CDS encoding pyridoxal-dependent decarboxylase: WDQNTMAAAATPGTVALEAAALRWVVEATGLPEGTWGAFATGTTMAHVAALGTATTAVLGRAGWDPVADGLFGAPPVTVVVGDEVHPSLLKALGILGLGRDRVVRVPVDGQGRLRAEMLPVLEPPAILCLQAGNVDTGAFDPMAEVVDAAREVGAWVHVDGAFGFWAAASPAFSHLTVGMERADSWATDAHKYLNVPYDAGIVLVRDASALERAMSVSAAYLPPGEIGRDPVLYSLELSRRARGVPTWAVLRTMGRSGVAELVERTCALARRFADGVRAAGFEVLNEVVLNQVLVSFGDAATTARVVQEVQAEGTLYAGPTVWQGRTAMRVSVSSWRTTEADIDRSVAAVKRCAEEVKRTAVAGVSA; the protein is encoded by the coding sequence CCTGGGACCAGAACACGATGGCCGCGGCGGCGACTCCCGGCACGGTGGCGCTCGAGGCCGCGGCGTTGCGCTGGGTCGTCGAGGCCACAGGGCTGCCCGAGGGGACCTGGGGCGCGTTCGCCACCGGCACGACGATGGCCCACGTCGCCGCGCTTGGCACGGCCACGACGGCGGTCCTCGGCCGAGCCGGCTGGGACCCGGTCGCCGACGGCCTGTTCGGGGCACCGCCGGTGACCGTGGTCGTTGGGGATGAGGTTCACCCGTCGCTGCTCAAGGCGCTCGGCATCCTCGGCCTCGGGCGCGACCGCGTCGTGCGCGTGCCGGTCGACGGCCAGGGGCGCCTGCGGGCTGAGATGCTCCCGGTCCTGGAGCCGCCGGCGATCCTCTGCCTTCAGGCGGGCAACGTCGACACCGGAGCGTTCGACCCTATGGCCGAGGTCGTCGACGCCGCTCGCGAGGTCGGAGCGTGGGTGCACGTGGACGGGGCGTTCGGGTTCTGGGCCGCGGCCTCCCCGGCCTTCTCGCACCTGACCGTCGGCATGGAGCGCGCCGACTCCTGGGCCACCGACGCACACAAGTACCTCAACGTGCCCTACGACGCCGGCATCGTGCTGGTGCGGGACGCCTCGGCGCTGGAGCGGGCGATGAGCGTGTCGGCCGCCTACTTGCCGCCAGGGGAGATCGGCCGTGACCCGGTGCTGTACTCGCTCGAGCTGTCGCGCCGCGCCCGCGGCGTGCCTACCTGGGCCGTCCTCAGGACCATGGGCCGGTCGGGCGTCGCCGAGCTGGTGGAGCGCACCTGCGCGCTGGCGCGCCGCTTCGCCGACGGGGTGAGAGCGGCAGGCTTCGAGGTCCTCAACGAGGTCGTCCTGAACCAGGTGCTCGTGAGCTTCGGTGATGCCGCGACCACGGCGCGTGTGGTGCAGGAGGTCCAGGCCGAGGGCACGCTCTACGCCGGCCCGACGGTCTGGCAGGGCAGGACGGCGATGCGCGTGTCGGTGTCCTCGTGGCGGACGACCGAGGCCGACATCGACCGCAGCGTCGCGGCAGTCAAGCGCTGCGCCGAGGAGGTCAAGCGGACCGCGGTCGCGGGGGTCTCGGCCTGA